From Flavipsychrobacter sp., a single genomic window includes:
- a CDS encoding T9SS type A sorting domain-containing protein: MKNVISVGLSLLLSAIVATPLYAQKDGDIFKKQTGPYIKNGTGQKALGWAGGFNNPQFALGDINQDGTQDLVIYEHGFGVKTFVGNGAGGYIYRPEFENNFPDNITGYLKLIDYNGDMVPDLVHRGSTGFAIHKGYYDNKQLKFTFYRNLYYNSTVTGLTNAYVEPNTDIPIVIDIDKDGDVDFLSYEFSGSRISYYRNCRIEDGLPPDSIRICLKDLCWGRTNQPYDRTHFLGSLCTSKQNTFSTCKGCPPPSGQKPTHVGNTLCAFDSDGDGDYDVLNGNISFPDVQYFQNGKVDYGLGLLDSMISQDTIWDSNGVEAITKNFPAAFWLDIDADGDNDIIISPHEELTENYKSALFYENEGTNANPNFIYKTDEYLVRDMIDLGSGAYPTLYDYDKDGKLDLFIGSDGFYQSNGTYKSKVAYYKNTSTGTTTSFEMVTDDFLNLEAMNFVGMALAFGDIDGDTLDDMVIGKTDGTLALYLNTATSSTVQPVWTLYQQAITLLGAISPFDAGDFAAPCIYDIDKDGDNDIIVGNQLGDLIHLKNNGSTSGNIAFLKGSDNLGGVKINEKGQVYGYSAPYIGPIDNTGIDYLMVGTNNGHVFRFDGFQSGNITTPFTRIDSLYSYVSVHNRAVPTFGNIDNSSDGLYEMIVGNFLGGVNYYRQTAPVSVNDVLNGNMADVKVYPNPTKDILNITWGTDFAKARTVSVKVVSITGQTLVSKEYGAEEKTGQLSVSNLPSGMYYCIVVASGNKTVKPVVIVR, encoded by the coding sequence ATGAAAAATGTTATATCTGTAGGTTTGTCATTATTACTATCTGCTATAGTGGCTACGCCATTATATGCACAGAAAGATGGTGATATCTTTAAAAAGCAAACAGGACCTTATATAAAAAATGGCACCGGTCAAAAAGCATTGGGCTGGGCCGGAGGCTTTAATAACCCTCAATTTGCTTTAGGTGATATTAACCAAGATGGTACGCAAGACCTTGTAATATATGAGCATGGCTTTGGGGTAAAGACATTTGTAGGAAATGGTGCCGGAGGTTATATCTACAGACCTGAATTTGAAAATAACTTCCCGGATAACATAACAGGTTACTTGAAGCTAATTGATTATAATGGTGATATGGTACCAGACTTGGTACACAGGGGGAGTACTGGTTTTGCCATTCATAAAGGGTATTATGATAATAAGCAGCTGAAATTTACTTTTTATAGAAACCTATATTACAACTCTACTGTAACTGGTTTAACCAATGCTTATGTAGAGCCGAATACAGATATTCCTATTGTAATAGATATAGATAAGGATGGAGATGTGGATTTCCTTTCTTATGAATTCTCTGGTTCACGTATCAGCTATTATCGCAATTGTAGAATAGAAGATGGTTTACCTCCTGATAGTATTCGTATTTGTTTGAAAGACCTTTGTTGGGGTAGAACCAACCAACCGTATGATAGAACACACTTTTTAGGTTCATTATGTACTTCCAAGCAAAATACCTTCAGTACTTGTAAGGGATGCCCTCCACCGTCGGGCCAAAAGCCTACACACGTAGGCAATACGTTATGTGCTTTTGATTCGGATGGAGATGGTGACTATGATGTGCTGAATGGTAATATATCGTTCCCTGATGTACAGTATTTTCAAAATGGTAAAGTAGATTATGGTTTAGGTCTTTTGGATAGTATGATCAGCCAAGACACCATTTGGGATAGTAATGGGGTAGAAGCTATAACTAAGAACTTCCCTGCAGCTTTTTGGCTAGATATAGATGCTGATGGCGATAATGATATCATTATCTCTCCACATGAAGAGCTAACAGAAAACTATAAGAGCGCTTTGTTTTATGAAAATGAAGGCACAAACGCTAATCCAAACTTTATTTATAAAACAGACGAGTACCTGGTAAGAGATATGATAGATCTAGGCTCAGGTGCTTATCCTACATTATACGACTATGATAAGGATGGTAAACTAGACCTTTTTATTGGTTCTGATGGCTTTTATCAAAGTAATGGTACTTACAAAAGCAAGGTAGCTTATTATAAAAATACATCTACAGGTACTACTACATCTTTCGAAATGGTTACCGATGACTTCCTTAACCTTGAGGCGATGAATTTTGTTGGTATGGCCTTAGCATTTGGAGATATTGATGGCGATACTTTGGATGATATGGTTATCGGAAAAACAGATGGTACACTTGCGCTGTATTTAAACACGGCTACCAGTAGTACTGTACAGCCTGTATGGACACTGTATCAACAAGCTATTACACTGTTAGGAGCAATTAGTCCTTTTGATGCAGGTGATTTTGCAGCACCTTGTATTTATGATATTGATAAGGATGGTGATAATGATATCATCGTAGGTAACCAGTTGGGAGATCTAATACATCTTAAAAACAATGGTAGCACATCTGGCAATATAGCTTTCCTGAAAGGAAGTGATAATCTTGGTGGCGTGAAGATCAACGAGAAAGGACAAGTATATGGTTATTCAGCACCATATATAGGACCAATAGACAATACAGGTATAGACTATTTAATGGTGGGTACCAATAATGGTCATGTTTTTAGATTTGATGGATTTCAGAGTGGAAATATAACCACACCGTTCACAAGAATAGACTCTTTATACTCTTATGTAAGTGTTCATAATAGGGCAGTGCCAACATTTGGTAATATAGATAATAGCTCTGACGGCTTGTATGAAATGATAGTAGGCAACTTCCTTGGTGGTGTAAACTATTATAGACAAACAGCACCTGTGAGCGTGAACGATGTTCTGAATGGTAACATGGCTGATGTGAAAGTATATCCTAACCCTACTAAAGATATCTTGAATATAACATGGGGTACTGATTTTGCAAAAGCAAGAACTGTAAGTGTAAAAGTAGTTTCTATTACAGGGCAAACTCTAGTATCTAAAGAATATGGTGCAGAAGAAAAGACCGGACAACTTTCAGTGAGCAACCTGCCTTCAGGTATGTATTATTGTATAGTTGTAGCTAGTGGCAATAAAACAGTTAAGCCTGTGGTGATCGTTAGGTAG